The following is a genomic window from Apodemus sylvaticus chromosome 10, mApoSyl1.1, whole genome shotgun sequence.
GGTTAAAGGCCATAAGGTGGGATacaattacatatacatatgatcgAGTTAGTATGTGTACAGTGGTTTAGCTGGATGAATGCCTACAGAAGAGGGCAGTGGGTGTCAGTGTAGATGGCTGCTCATgggccactatgtggttgctgggaattgaacttaggacctctggaagagtgaccagtgctcttaacttctgagccatctttccagcccataatattaaaaaaaaattataaagccaAGCAGTGGTACTGTTTATtagtagtgtgtgtttgtgtgtgagagatagataggtagataccAAGAGGGTCACTTTATGGTATTGCTTTACCCCTGACTGACAACTATTTTCAAGGTCAGCTTTATATACAGAGACCAAGCTCAAAAAATTGGGGGAGGGTGAATGGAGACCTTCTGCGCCAAGCAGAGACATATCTGTGATCCAGTCAGAGCTGGAGCCCAGGAACAGCCTGACCTTCTTACCTGACTCCACGCTGGCAGCAGCCTGTAGATGCCCTCCTGTGCACATTAGAGGACTTCGCAGTCCTGAGGCTCCTTGAGGTGTGGCCCAGAGCTCTGCCTTCCCTGAACTGTCATCCCATTGTCTTGTAGAGATCCAGGTAATGATGGGCAGTCTGGTGTACCTGCGGCTGGGCTTGGAGAAGTCACCCTACTGCCACCTCTTAGACAACAGCCACTGGGCGGAGATCTGTGAGACCTTTACTCGGGATGCATGCTCCCTCCTGGGGCTTTCAGTGGAGTCCCCACTTAGTGTCAGGTACAACCCAGCCTCCTGAGGTCAGCGCAAGGGGAAAGGCAGGGAGGGAAACGATTGTGCCGATCCTTCCCTGTGCTTTCACAGATAGACACTGCTTGTTTTTACAGTTAGACAGGCCCACCTCGCCTGTTCACTAAGTCATCACTCCCCTGCATGGAGAGCACTGAGTGCTGAGTCAGGTGCTTGAGTTACTGCTTAATCTCTGCACTGCAGTGGTCTCTGCTCACTTCACAGTTACCCCAGTTCAGCAGGTAAGGTGGAGCTCTGCCTTTGTCTTAAAGGAACAAAGAGCACCTAGATTGGCCCCAGAAAGTCACTTCACCATATGGGACAGCTGTCTGTCAGTGTTACATTGTTGCTGTGGGGTCAGGTCACCAGGGATCCATTGGGCAGTGCTGTCTGTACTCACAGCCCAAGGTTCCAGCCAGTGGGCCCCCTGATTTCCTGTCATCCTGAAATAGAACTTTTATAGATGTCTTTGCTGGCACTCTTTGTACCACAGTACAGGCAGGCTCTGGCCCTTCCGACTGAGCACTGTCTCCCAATCGGGGCTTTCCACAGGACCACTTCATCTGCTTGCTGATCTCGTTACTGGAGCTTTTCAAATTTTGGGGGTACACCAGAGCAAATGCAAAGTTGAACATGCCATCTATGTACGTTGCTAGGGGCTTTTTAGGAGcagcagagatgactcaggggttaagggCATTTGTGGATCCTGCtaagggcctgagtttggttcccagcacccacatggagactcTCATTAGCTAGCTCAGGAGACCTGACACTCCACAGCCATGCACATGGCCCACAAATACACATTAAGCACACGTTTGTACACACAAACCTGTCTCCAGTCCTGTTTGGGACAGTGTGCTGGGCCTCGTGGTCCCAGCTGCTTCAGTCTCCGTTCTGTCCCTCAGCTTTGCTTCCGGCTGTGTGGCGCTGCCAGTGCTGATGAACATTAAAGCCGTGATCGAACAGAGGCAATGCACTGGGGTATGGAGTCACAAGGACGAGTTGCCGGTAAGGCCAGGCTGGGGGGCACCTCAGACTCGGTACTGGGGCACAGTACCCGGGGCTCAGACAAGAAGGGTAACTCAGCCTTTTGCTGGCCTCCCCAGATTGAGATTGAGCTGGGCATGAAGTGCTGGTATCACTCCGTGTTTGCATGTCCTATCCTGCGGCAGCAGACCTCAGATGCCAACCCCCCTATCAAGCTCATCTGTGGCCATGTCATCTCCCGAGATGCACTCAACAAGCTCATCAATGGAGGAAAGTAAGTTCCCCTGCCGGTTCCATTCTCGCCTGCCTGGCTTCCCTGCCAGCCCTGAGATgctcttgcatttgcctttcctTGCAGGCTAAAGTGTCCCTACTGTCCCATGGAGCAGAATCCAGCAGATGGGAAACGCATCATATTCTGATTCTGAGGAACATTCTAGAAGGTGTAATCCACCCATGGGCCTTTGTGGAGGGACTGGCTTCAGTATAGACTGTGATGCCTCTCAGACCAGCATTACCAAGAGAGCCAACCTTGCTAGGCAGAGGCCAACGGAAGGCCGTGAACAAGCCTACGAGGGGGACTGGCTACTCTGTTACTGTCTGTCTACACTGCCCCTGAGGGAGCAGCACAGGCCTTGATCATCAAATGTAGACATCTTTCTACTCTTGCTGTCACAGGGGTTTCTGGCTGTGGCCTGCCCACCTCCTACTGTACAGCCTCAACTGTGTCTATCCATTCTCCACTGTAAATAGCCCGTTAGGACTGAATGCTGTTTTATAACTTTGAGCAAATATATTCATAGCCCTTCTCCTTACTGCTGGCCAGGCTTGAGTTTCACTAAGGACTGCATGCCTCCTGTTACATATAAGCTATTGGGCATGGCCTGGTGGCAGCAGCTACCAAACCATAGCCATCTGGTATAGCAGATCTAGACAGGATGTTTTCCCATGTCCTGTGTGACCTTACTAGTAACTGAGCCCAAACTCACCTCTGATTGTGCCAAGATGCTTCAACTTAGGTTGCTTTGCACCCTAAATGCTTCAAAGTCCTGTAAGTGGAAGGACTTGGGGTTTATGTATGGGGCACACTGCAAGTATGTCTGCCACCTGGTGCCCTTAAAAGTCCAAAAGAGGACCAAGTGAGTCACCATGTCATGTTAGAAGAGcggccagtgagtgctcttacctgtcatctctctagcctccaggACCTGGCAAAGCTGTCCTACTGAAAATTTACTATGTGGATGGGCAAACTAATTCTATCCCATCAGTATGTAATGCTCGTGGTGTTGTGAGGTAGGGGCTGGGCCCTGCTGCCTCGTCTCCTCACCCCAACAGTCCTAGAGTGGGAACTGAAGATGGTGGGCTGTGAGCTGGTGCTGAGCATTTGCCAGGTACTCCCTTGAGGCTCTATGCTGAAAGGCTGCTTTCCCTCCTCCTAACATCTTGGTTCTGCCAGCAGCTGGGGTTTAAAAAACACCCACACACTTGACACATTTTTTCGCCTTAGCATTTACTTCTCTCCCATATTCTTGGAACTGTCTTCATCAAAGCTCAACAGGAGATGGTGGCAATGATGGCAAAGATGCTGGCTCTACCTCCAAGAACAGCTGCTGGAGCTGCCTGGGAAGATTCACACATCAAGAAATCAGGGAGCTGAGTCAGGGTGGGCAGCCGCCTGCAGCCAGCCCACCCAACATCTCTTGAACAGGGGCTGGGTTGCAGCCCAAGTCTCTCACAGAGGCGTAGGCAGCGCCTGCACCTCCTCCAGGCACTTGTCGTAGGCCTCCTGATATTCTTCATGGGGCTTCACCATGATGACACAAGTGGGACGCTTGGAGCCTGTGGCCGCACCCAAGTCCTacacaaaagagaagaaaggctgCTGGGAACAGGGGCACAGCCTACCAGCCTAGCCAGGCACACAGCCATGTCCCGTTGGTAaacattacatttaaaaatatttcagatgttAGACCTCACTTACACTCAGCTCTTGAGCCATGGTCCTCCAAGCTAATAATGAATATTCCCACATGGCCTACATGGGAATACAGTGTTATTCCTGTAGGCAGGGCAGAGCCTCTCTCTGTCTGTAAGTCTCTGACGCCCTTCACACATGCTCAAATATTCTTAGCATACAGAAGATCCCCCTCTTACAGGAAGGAAGCCTGCCAGCCATATGCTTAGTCCCAGCTGAGATGCCAGCTCAAGGGAAGCCACCCAGACCTGAGACTTCAACACCTGAGACACTTCCTCAAATACCCTCCCCCTAGGGCCAAGACCACTCGGGAGTGGGGCAGGGTAAGAGATCCTCACCGTCTTAGAGGGGATATAGACGTAGGGCAAGTTCTGGTCCTCACACAGAACTGGAAGATGGCAGTACACCTCAATTGGCAATGTATCTCCTGCCAAAACCATGATCCTGCAACGAGAGAATCCACCATCAGTTCTACTttgctccttctctttcccttccagtTATAAGAGCTCCCTTCAGCCTGGCTGGGAGGGGCACTGAGATGAATAAGATATCCCACCCCAAGGACCCCCACACTTAACGCCAGCCTCCACCTTCTGAAGGGTGTATAGAGGTGAAGTGCTGGGACAGAAGAGGTATGGGAGAAATGCCAAGAAAGAGGAACTCAGCTCTCCTTAGAGTCAGCAATGTGGAGGATCCCAGAATGGCAGGTGTGGGGATAGAATAAGGCCAAGGGACTCAGAGTGGTACTGAAGGGCTGGCTGCCTTTTTAATATATACTAGGAGAACAAAGCTGAGAGACTGGCAGGAATCACCTAAGTGTTGGAGTAAAACACAGGCTGTGTCCCAAGAGAAAGCTTGCCAGAGCCCTCAGCCATGGTTGTAAGCTGTCAGTGTGCCAGCCCCAGGAGTCCTGAAGCCCCACCCAGAAGGAAGAATGTTCTCTAAGGTGGGAGACAAAGGCTGTTTCCATACTCCATTCCCTCTGGCACAGGGCTGGTCCTCTCTGCCTGCTGTCCTTCCTTGTGGTCCCTTTCTCTTTGCCTTCCTGACCTATTATCATGGtgccaggccaacctggtctacagagtgagttccaggacagccagggctacacagagaaaccctgtctcggaaaaaagccaaaaaaaaacaaaacaaatacttaAAAGGGATCCAAAAACCActgcatgccttttttttttttggttttttggatttgtttttttcgagacagggtttctctatatagccctggctgtcctggaactcagaaatccgcctgcttctgcctcccagagtgctgggattacaggtgtgcaccactaccgtCCGgcttggtgcatgcctttaatcccagcacttgggaggcagaaggcaagaggatttctgagttcaaggccagcctagtctacttgcagagggctacacagagatccctgtctctaaaaagcaaacaaacaaacaaacaaacaaacccctgcTTTCATACAAATCTGGTTTTTCCCTCCATTGTCTGTCTACAGTCACAGATTACAGCCCAAACTAGCATGCAAAGCCATTCAGGTGTCACCATCCTCTCACTTGACACACAGCTTCCTAAGTCTGACCTGCCCCTCCTAATTCGTCCCTGGACATCACTCCTTGCTTCCACTCTGTTCTGAGAACAACACTAAACCTACCATTCCTCAGAAAGCCCACTGAAGGCTGGAGAGGCAACAGATGGTGGTGcatagccatctgtaaccccagtcaAAGGGGATCTTACAccttgtcttctggcttccaaggacaCCAGCGATGCACCAACATTTGCTGCgttcaggcaaaacattcatacacaaataagtcaaaagacaacatttaaagGCGTAACCATTGCACTGCCCAGCCCAAGAGCCTACTCTTCtcaggattacacacacacacaattaatgttcattctctctcttcctttgttgttttgagacagggtctctctatacatagacatggctgtcctgaaacttggcGTTCTGCATTTGCTGATATTAAAGGCCTAACACTACTCTTGGTGTATCATCCTGCCCTTGtaggagttttgtttgttttgagacgtTTCGTAGCCCACGCTGGCCTTGGACTAGCAATGCTTGGGGAGCTAGCCCTCATTCTCCCCTGGGCTACTTGGGAAAATGTCTCTCTACTTACAGCACGTCGCCTAGTTTGTTCGACAGAGTGAACGTGCAGGGCTCTAGTTTACATGGGTTGGGTCTCTGGTCTCTTCCCTGTCGTTTACTGGGAACTCCATTTACTGGTAGTGAAGGGAGTTGACTCTTGTTGACTGGTCAGTCAACTTCACCTCACGTTTATTGAGTAGGTGGAATTTCTTCTTAATAACCCAAACTTAGTGGCATAGTACTTATCCACCATGCACACGGCCCCTAGATTTAATCCCCGGcactgggggctggggggaaCCCGCACAAAACTTAAAAACCAGCGGAAGACAGGTTCTTACCCTTTTTCGCCTTTGTTGACAAATTTTTGAACCTCCTTCACCCCGCGACGAATCTGCTTCTGCTTCACAGCTACAAAGAGAGAGAAGCGTGAGCAGAGACTTCGTCGATCCCGGTCCGCCCAACTCGCCCGGCCCGGGCGGCGTTCGCCacgcgcccgcccgcccgcccgcctcaCCCTTCTTGATGCACTTGTAGAGCTTGCGCGTCAGGCGGCGGGAAGCCAGGGGCTGCGCGATGGGATTCAGGTTGACCAGCAGCTCTTCGTACGTGCGCTCCTCGCTGCAGCCCTCCGCCTGCGCCTCCGACTCCTCGGGAACGGCCTTTATTTTGGTCATCTTAGCAACTATAACTCAGGTCCGGACATAGAAGAACCACGCGGCCGCCGCCTCCGAGATCACTTCCGGGTTATGAAGTGGCCGTACCCTGTGACCAATCGGAAAACGAAATATTCTGCACCGACCAATCGCTTAAATAGACCTCTGGGGGCGGGATTTTGGGTATAGGGGCGGGGTTAAACGTCAACCTAGGCACCGGATTTGGATTTCCACGGCCGGAACCTAGGGAAGCCGAATTTAGAACTAGGGGTCTAGCAGGGAAAGGGGCGGGATCTGGGGTCGAGAGGCGGGGCCCAAAGGGAAAGAGGCGGGGCCCAAAGGGAAAGAGGCGGGGCCCAGAGAAATTGGTGCGAAGCGGGAGTGCTGAAAAAACTCGAGTGTGTCTCCTGAGCTCCTAGGCCTTGTGACCTGATGCTGCTCTTTAGGAAAAGCCTGGCACACCTGAAggttttttcatattttcttttccccctcctggaTCCTGTTGCTCAAACTATAAactgcacacctttgatcccagcagtgtggagacaggggcaggcggatctctgaatttcaggtcaccctggtctacatagtgacttccgctgggcagtggttgtgcatacctttaatcccagcacgtgggaggcagaggggcagggggaactctgagttcgaggctagcctgttcCAGTACAGCCATGACTACATAGAGAAAGTCTCAAAAGCcggcaaagaaaaaaaagaaagggaaaggaaagaaaaagagggacaCAAGCTGGCCTCAACAGCTTGTCTATAGTCTAGCTGTGTTGGAGACGAGGGTAAGAGAATGGCGTAAATCCAGGACTTTGGGGACACTCTGGGCAACATAGGCCGTTTCAAAACATAGGAGACTGGTGAgttgggtcaacaggtaaaggcacttgcttccAAGCCGGACACCCTGAGTTTGAATAactaaaagcaaaaaaacaaaaaacaaaacaaagctctgGAAGgtagagagatagttcagtggctaagagcatctGTTGCTGTTGCAGAGacctcagttcctagcacccacatactGGCTTAAaaccttaactccagttccaggggatctgaaaaTGTCTAATCTGCAAGGACCCCAGACATGCATGTGCTGCACAGGTGTGCattcaggcaacacacacacacacatgaaatcaatcaatcaaaagttgttaaatattaaaagcaaatcTGAAAACCCAGAGAGGTAAGAAGGAAGGTGACACGTGCTGGGTGAAGAGTCCGGCTAACGAGAATCAGGGAGCAACAGGAAACGGGGACCTCAGCCTGTGACAGAGGGACTGGAGCTGGTCTGTGGTAAATGTGGATATCAAGGAGGATCCTGAGTGCCAGGTGCCAAAAATCAGGCCCACACTTAGATCTGAGTTTTGTGAAGGACATCAGAGAACCTGTCCATCCTTGACTGATTTCCACTAAGTCATCACGTGGACAGCAGCAAGACGACCCAAATATGCCAGATTGTTGGATAGATTCTGTGAattacagagaaagacagaaccCCAGGAGGCTGATGGAGGAAGGAGCACTGGGTAGCCTAGTAAAGATCGTAATAATCCTCCTTTTATCAGGTTGTAGGGAGGACTGTGTGTGTCCGCAGTAAGTGATTATAAAATGTTGGGGGGAACCAAGTATATAGACAGTAAATGTTTAATACTTGCCAgctatgccgggcggtggtggcgcacgcctgtaatcccagcactctgggaggcagaggcaggcagatt
Proteins encoded in this region:
- the Nhp2 gene encoding H/ACA ribonucleoprotein complex subunit 2 translates to MTKIKAVPEESEAQAEGCSEERTYEELLVNLNPIAQPLASRRLTRKLYKCIKKAVKQKQIRRGVKEVQKFVNKGEKGIMVLAGDTLPIEVYCHLPVLCEDQNLPYVYIPSKTDLGAATGSKRPTCVIMVKPHEEYQEAYDKCLEEVQALPTPL